One Neisseria sp. Marseille-Q5346 genomic region harbors:
- the folC gene encoding bifunctional tetrahydrofolate synthase/dihydrofolate synthase, with protein sequence MKTLQDWLSHLETAHSSGLIDMGLERVGEVKKRMNLVPQCPVVVVAGTNGKGSVCAYLSHIYKEAGFKVGTLTSPHLLRYNERIAINTQPVSDELIVSSFERIEAARGEISLTYFEFNALAAVDIFMRENVDVMILEVGLGGRLDAVNVFDGDCSVVTSVDLDHQAFLGDTVEQVGFEKAGVFRSGKPVVCGQNPAPESLVKHAEEIGAKLLMVQRDFDFASMESVQWNYRFHPQSSDGQSRNRNSLPFPALRGAYQLSNAACALTVLECLNEQLPVDIGAIKRGLLLVENPGRFQVLPGRPLVVLDVGHNPHAARALRRSLINLAFAQKRTAVFSMLSDKDIDGVLEIVKDQFDEWNIAPLDVPRGMTIEALQAKLAEHGIDNVNVFETVAAAYRAALAKATENDRIVVFGSFHTVADVMAVLKEH encoded by the coding sequence ATGAAAACATTACAAGACTGGCTTTCTCATTTGGAGACTGCCCATAGTTCCGGCCTTATTGATATGGGTTTGGAACGCGTGGGAGAAGTGAAAAAACGCATGAATTTGGTGCCGCAATGTCCTGTCGTGGTGGTGGCGGGTACCAATGGCAAAGGTTCCGTATGTGCCTATTTGTCGCATATTTATAAAGAAGCCGGTTTTAAAGTCGGTACGCTGACCAGTCCTCATCTTCTGCGTTACAACGAACGAATCGCCATCAACACTCAGCCGGTTTCAGATGAATTGATTGTTTCCTCATTTGAGCGTATCGAAGCGGCGCGCGGCGAAATTTCGCTGACGTATTTTGAGTTTAATGCTTTGGCGGCCGTCGATATTTTCATGCGTGAAAATGTGGACGTAATGATTTTGGAAGTTGGTTTGGGCGGACGATTGGATGCTGTGAACGTATTCGATGGCGACTGCTCGGTTGTTACCAGCGTGGATTTGGACCATCAGGCATTTTTGGGTGATACTGTCGAGCAGGTCGGTTTTGAAAAAGCCGGAGTGTTCCGTAGCGGCAAACCTGTCGTATGCGGTCAGAATCCTGCGCCTGAATCATTGGTCAAACACGCAGAAGAAATTGGCGCAAAACTGTTGATGGTTCAGCGAGATTTTGATTTTGCGTCAATGGAAAGCGTACAGTGGAACTACCGCTTCCATCCGCAATCTTCAGACGGCCAAAGCCGTAACCGCAATTCCTTGCCGTTTCCTGCTTTGCGCGGTGCCTATCAGTTGTCTAATGCCGCATGTGCATTGACTGTGTTGGAATGTTTGAACGAACAATTGCCGGTTGATATCGGCGCGATTAAACGCGGTTTGCTGTTGGTTGAGAATCCTGGACGTTTCCAAGTTTTGCCCGGCCGTCCGCTGGTGGTTTTGGATGTCGGCCACAATCCGCACGCAGCCCGTGCTTTGCGCCGCAGTCTGATTAACCTTGCCTTTGCCCAAAAACGTACTGCTGTATTCAGTATGTTGTCCGACAAAGATATTGATGGCGTGCTGGAAATCGTTAAAGATCAGTTTGACGAGTGGAACATCGCGCCTTTAGATGTACCGCGCGGTATGACGATAGAGGCTTTGCAGGCCAAACTGGCTGAACACGGCATCGACAATGTAAATGTTTTTGAAACTGTCGCTGCTGCCTACCGCGCTGCTTTGGCTAAAGCAACCGAAAATGATAGAATCGTTGTTTTCGGCTCATTCCATACTGTTGCCGATGTAATGGCTGTTTTGAAAGAACACTAA
- a CDS encoding Maf family protein — translation MNAIYLASGSPRRREILENLGFTVHRLPVDIDETPKEGEAAVEYVRRMACEKNQAAVAQWFAAHDQEPEFAVLTADTTVADGAAILGKPESEADAVDMLERLSGRTHQVLTAVCVYWQGVRHDVVQTSEVRFKTLTAEEIAAYVASGEPMDKAGAYGIQGLGGVFVEHLQGSFTGVMGLPVYETAQLLKSLGLEAPPFA, via the coding sequence ATGAACGCAATTTATCTGGCTTCGGGCAGTCCGCGTCGTCGTGAGATTTTGGAGAATTTGGGTTTTACGGTACACCGCCTTCCTGTGGATATTGATGAAACTCCTAAAGAAGGCGAAGCCGCAGTAGAGTATGTGCGCCGTATGGCATGCGAGAAAAATCAGGCAGCGGTGGCGCAATGGTTTGCTGCTCATGATCAAGAGCCTGAGTTTGCTGTATTGACAGCGGATACGACGGTGGCGGATGGTGCGGCTATTTTGGGTAAACCGGAATCCGAGGCGGATGCGGTCGATATGCTGGAACGCTTGTCGGGACGGACGCATCAAGTATTGACGGCTGTATGCGTTTATTGGCAAGGCGTGCGCCATGATGTGGTACAGACGAGCGAAGTGCGCTTTAAAACGTTGACGGCTGAGGAGATTGCAGCCTATGTTGCCAGCGGCGAACCGATGGACAAAGCCGGTGCGTATGGGATTCAGGGTTTGGGCGGCGTATTTGTCGAGCATTTGCAGGGCAGTTTTACGGGCGTGATGGGTTTGCCGGTTTATGAGACTGCTCAGCTACTGAAATCTTTGGGTTTGGAAGCGCCGCCGTTTGCTTAA
- the greB gene encoding transcription elongation factor GreB — MSTETKNYITPTGWQALKDELYHLVNKERPEIVQIVNWAASNGDRSENGDYLYGKRRMREIDRRIRFLTKRLEAAVVVDPEAREATDQVFFSATVDLLRGDGREQTVKIVGVDEIDTAKNKISWISPLARSLIKAREGDEVVLNTPEGREVIEILSVEYIKID, encoded by the coding sequence ATGAGTACCGAAACCAAAAATTACATCACGCCTACTGGCTGGCAGGCATTGAAAGACGAACTTTATCATCTGGTCAACAAAGAACGCCCGGAAATCGTCCAAATCGTTAACTGGGCGGCAAGCAATGGCGACCGCAGCGAAAATGGCGACTATCTTTACGGCAAACGCCGTATGCGCGAAATCGACCGCCGTATCCGCTTCCTAACCAAACGCTTGGAAGCAGCCGTTGTCGTCGACCCTGAAGCGCGCGAAGCCACGGACCAGGTTTTTTTCAGCGCCACCGTTGATTTATTGCGCGGAGACGGTCGTGAACAAACCGTCAAAATCGTCGGTGTAGATGAAATCGATACCGCTAAAAATAAAATCTCATGGATTTCCCCTTTGGCACGCAGCCTGATTAAAGCACGCGAAGGCGATGAAGTTGTCTTGAATACACCGGAAGGGCGTGAGGTTATAGAGATTCTGTCGGTGGAATATATTAAGATTGACTGA
- the ftsB gene encoding cell division protein FtsB translates to MKWVTFVLTFALLCCQYSLWFGKGSVGHTEELQEQLVRQEEKNQTLTLRNNFLNAEVEDLAHGQEAIAEIARVELGYVQDGEVYYRIIDRR, encoded by the coding sequence ATGAAGTGGGTAACTTTTGTTTTAACCTTCGCACTTTTGTGCTGTCAGTACAGCCTTTGGTTCGGTAAAGGCAGTGTCGGGCATACGGAAGAATTGCAGGAGCAGCTCGTCCGTCAGGAGGAAAAAAACCAAACGCTCACTTTACGCAACAATTTCCTCAATGCGGAAGTTGAAGATTTGGCACACGGACAAGAGGCTATCGCCGAAATTGCCCGCGTCGAATTGGGCTATGTCCAAGACGGCGAAGTGTATTACCGAATCATCGACCGCCGCTAA
- a CDS encoding CvpA family protein, whose amino-acid sequence MSNLPVADLLAAAVIVICIIVSLTRGIIAEAGAMVAWVVSFIAARTLAVPFADVVFKSVEPHSLAVAMGFAAVFFLAWLLQKLARSLLSSLMSAVGLGSINRLLGGVFGAVKGVILVTLAVMVFSHTDLPKTEEWQSSHTIPYFESLADAAMPYLPGKDTAMPHLSGKAAEVEELDD is encoded by the coding sequence GTGAGTAATTTGCCTGTTGCCGATTTATTGGCTGCCGCCGTCATCGTCATCTGCATCATTGTCTCGTTGACACGGGGTATTATTGCGGAAGCAGGGGCGATGGTGGCGTGGGTGGTATCGTTCATTGCAGCCCGAACGCTCGCTGTGCCGTTTGCCGATGTGGTCTTTAAATCGGTTGAACCGCATTCCTTGGCGGTTGCCATGGGTTTTGCCGCTGTGTTTTTTCTGGCATGGCTGTTGCAGAAACTGGCACGATCGCTGTTGAGCAGTTTGATGTCTGCCGTTGGTTTAGGAAGCATCAACCGTTTGCTTGGCGGCGTATTCGGTGCTGTGAAAGGTGTGATTTTAGTGACACTGGCAGTGATGGTTTTTTCACACACTGATTTGCCGAAAACGGAAGAGTGGCAAAGCTCGCATACGATTCCGTATTTTGAATCACTTGCCGATGCTGCGATGCCTTATCTGCCTGGAAAAGATACCGCAATGCCGCATCTTTCGGGTAAAGCAGCTGAAGTTGAAGAATTGGATGATTGA
- a CDS encoding gamma carbonic anhydrase family protein, which yields MANSIRAFLDYVPSVDESCFVDETSVVIGEVSLAEDVSVWPYAVLRGDVNSISIGKRSNVQDGSVLHVSHKNAAKPDGSPLIIGDDVTIGHKVMLHGCRIGNRVLVGMGSIILDDTVIEDDVMIGAGSLVPPRKRLESGFLYVGSPVKQVRPLTDEEKEFLTYSSAHYVRLSGQHKISK from the coding sequence ATGGCAAACTCTATTCGTGCGTTTTTGGATTATGTGCCGTCGGTTGATGAGTCTTGTTTTGTAGATGAGACTTCGGTAGTGATTGGCGAAGTGTCGCTGGCGGAAGATGTATCCGTTTGGCCTTATGCCGTATTGCGCGGCGATGTGAACAGTATTTCTATCGGCAAGCGCAGCAATGTGCAGGATGGCAGCGTTTTGCATGTGTCGCATAAGAATGCGGCGAAGCCTGACGGTTCGCCTTTGATTATCGGCGATGATGTGACGATTGGGCATAAGGTCATGCTGCATGGCTGCCGAATTGGGAATCGTGTGTTGGTGGGCATGGGCTCGATTATTTTGGATGATACGGTTATCGAAGATGATGTGATGATAGGCGCGGGCAGTTTGGTGCCTCCTCGCAAGCGTTTGGAAAGCGGTTTTTTATACGTCGGCTCGCCTGTGAAACAAGTGCGTCCGCTGACTGATGAGGAAAAGGAATTTTTGACGTATTCCTCTGCGCATTATGTCCGCCTGTCCGGACAGCATAAAATTTCAAAATAA
- a CDS encoding amino acid ABC transporter ATP-binding protein: protein MIKFKNVHKHFKDLHVINGVNLEVKQGEVVVVCGPSGSGKSTLIRTVNQLERIESGEIWVDGINVADPKTDLNKVREEVGFVFQGFNLYPHLTVLENIILSPMKVKNQSREEAEKKAMELLERVGLAHKKDALPGQLSGGQQQRVAIARGLAMEPRVMLFDEPTSALDPEMVGEVLKVMKDLAESGMTMMCVTHEMGFAREVADRVIFVDKGQILEDETPEEFFTNPKHERAKQFLQQVMTH from the coding sequence ATGATTAAATTCAAAAATGTACACAAACATTTTAAAGATTTGCACGTTATCAACGGCGTGAATCTGGAAGTCAAACAAGGCGAAGTGGTCGTTGTATGCGGCCCTTCAGGTAGTGGCAAATCTACGCTGATTCGTACGGTAAACCAACTCGAGCGCATTGAAAGCGGCGAGATTTGGGTGGACGGCATCAATGTTGCCGATCCGAAAACCGATTTGAACAAAGTGCGCGAAGAAGTGGGCTTTGTGTTCCAAGGGTTCAATCTGTATCCGCATTTGACTGTCTTGGAAAATATTATTCTTTCTCCGATGAAAGTGAAAAACCAAAGCCGTGAAGAGGCGGAAAAGAAAGCGATGGAGCTTTTGGAACGTGTCGGCTTGGCGCATAAAAAAGATGCGCTGCCCGGTCAGCTTTCCGGCGGTCAGCAGCAGCGTGTGGCGATTGCACGCGGTTTGGCGATGGAGCCGCGCGTGATGTTGTTTGACGAGCCGACTTCTGCGCTTGACCCTGAAATGGTCGGCGAAGTATTGAAAGTGATGAAAGACTTGGCGGAAAGCGGCATGACCATGATGTGTGTAACCCATGAAATGGGTTTTGCGCGCGAAGTCGCCGACCGTGTGATTTTTGTCGATAAAGGCCAGATTTTGGAAGACGAAACGCCGGAAGAATTTTTTACCAATCCGAAACACGAGCGTGCCAAACAATTCCTGCAACAGGTGATGACACATTAA
- a CDS encoding DUF1841 family protein — protein sequence MYDVNTHDVRRFFAHVWQHRLAPLQLDGLQQKALRIIEAHPEYGHYLEDIEQYLDKEWLPEDGESNPFLHMSLHLSLQEQSAIDQPPGIRAIHHQLCARYNGDWVKAEHDMMEALAETIWEAQRYGRGLDVNAYMTRLRKLVGLGQEGKARLNPHEVGLMDTK from the coding sequence ATGTATGACGTAAACACCCACGATGTCCGCCGATTCTTTGCCCACGTCTGGCAACACAGGCTCGCACCGCTCCAATTGGACGGCCTGCAACAAAAAGCTTTGCGCATTATCGAAGCCCATCCCGAATACGGACACTATCTCGAAGACATCGAACAATATTTAGATAAAGAATGGTTGCCCGAAGACGGAGAAAGCAACCCATTCCTGCATATGTCGCTACACCTTTCCCTGCAAGAGCAAAGTGCCATTGACCAGCCCCCGGGCATCCGTGCCATCCACCATCAACTTTGCGCCCGTTACAACGGCGACTGGGTCAAAGCCGAACACGATATGATGGAAGCCTTGGCAGAAACCATCTGGGAGGCGCAACGCTACGGACGAGGCCTTGATGTCAATGCCTACATGACTCGCTTACGGAAATTGGTCGGCTTAGGCCAAGAAGGAAAAGCCCGCCTCAATCCCCATGAGGTCGGCTTGATGGACACAAAGTAA
- the rsmA gene encoding 16S rRNA (adenine(1518)-N(6)/adenine(1519)-N(6))-dimethyltransferase RsmA, whose amino-acid sequence MKEHKARKRFGQNFLQDTRIISDIVNAVRPQPDDIVIEIGPGLAAITEPLAKKLNRLHVCEIDRDIVRRLKTLPFADKLVIHEGDVLQFDFNSIEGKKKIVGNLPYNISTPLLFRLSEVADDVIDMHFMLQKEVVERMVAQPKTNDYGRLGVMLQYFFDMEMLIEVPPESFDPAPKVDSAVVRMIPVKHRIGKAEDFEHFAKLVKLAFHQRRKTIRNNLKELAGDDDLQAVGINPQDRAEHIAAEKYVALSNYLVQKAV is encoded by the coding sequence ATGAAAGAACATAAGGCCCGGAAACGCTTCGGGCAGAATTTTTTGCAGGATACGCGGATTATTAGCGATATTGTCAACGCGGTCAGACCGCAGCCTGATGATATCGTGATTGAAATCGGCCCGGGCTTGGCTGCCATTACCGAGCCTTTGGCGAAAAAACTCAACCGCCTGCATGTTTGCGAAATCGACCGCGACATCGTACGCCGTCTGAAAACCTTGCCGTTTGCAGATAAATTGGTGATACACGAAGGCGATGTATTGCAGTTTGATTTCAACAGCATTGAAGGCAAGAAAAAAATTGTCGGCAACCTGCCGTACAATATTTCCACGCCGCTTTTGTTCCGATTGAGCGAAGTGGCGGACGATGTGATCGATATGCACTTTATGCTGCAAAAAGAAGTGGTCGAACGCATGGTGGCTCAGCCGAAAACCAACGACTATGGCCGTCTGGGCGTGATGCTGCAATATTTCTTCGATATGGAAATGTTGATTGAAGTACCGCCTGAATCCTTTGATCCTGCGCCGAAAGTAGATTCGGCCGTCGTGCGCATGATTCCGGTGAAACACCGCATCGGTAAAGCGGAAGATTTTGAACATTTTGCCAAACTGGTGAAACTGGCTTTCCATCAACGCCGTAAAACCATACGCAATAATTTGAAGGAACTTGCAGGCGATGATGATTTGCAGGCAGTTGGCATCAATCCGCAGGACAGGGCAGAACACATTGCCGCTGAAAAATATGTGGCATTGAGCAATTATCTGGTTCAAAAGGCCGTCTGA
- the ftsN gene encoding cell division protein FtsN, with the protein MSDNKQKETPNGYDLDGYEQLKRRNRRRLVLASGLVVASGMLFGLALTSGDDKNSPFKEAPVGQSQVKTADEPSKAVVLEPNKEDVAMAEEAARHADAEAQSKPQNAGDEEDNAPVEVLKPNRESAPEDVGEPLVLINDTLDDGNIKGLEESERIQRAEAAKREAAERRAEERRQRQAEQRAAARKAQAQQEADEKENALAAKKRALQARAEKAEREAAAERNKLAQLEKAEKAIAERKSAKNSKDSVKDKAEPTKKAEAKVEKPKNEKAKPETAKAEKADKVKTAEKPSEKAKPKAEKEKAEAKPAKKAAIQAGYAEKERAQSLQRKMKAAGIDSTITEVMTDKGKVYRVKSASYKNARDAERDLNKLRVHGIAGQVTSE; encoded by the coding sequence ATGTCCGACAATAAACAAAAAGAAACTCCAAACGGATACGATTTAGACGGTTACGAACAACTCAAACGTCGCAACCGCCGTCGCTTGGTCTTAGCCTCCGGCTTGGTGGTGGCATCGGGTATGCTGTTCGGTCTGGCACTGACTTCCGGCGACGATAAAAATTCACCGTTTAAAGAAGCACCTGTCGGTCAGAGCCAAGTCAAAACGGCTGATGAGCCGAGCAAGGCCGTTGTTTTAGAGCCGAATAAAGAGGATGTTGCGATGGCTGAAGAAGCAGCCCGCCATGCGGATGCCGAAGCGCAAAGCAAACCTCAAAATGCCGGCGACGAAGAAGACAATGCGCCGGTTGAAGTATTGAAGCCAAACCGTGAGTCTGCTCCCGAAGATGTCGGCGAACCGTTGGTTTTGATTAATGATACTTTGGATGACGGCAATATTAAAGGTTTGGAAGAGTCTGAGCGTATTCAACGAGCTGAGGCCGCCAAACGCGAAGCTGCGGAGCGCCGAGCCGAAGAACGCCGCCAACGCCAGGCAGAACAACGTGCTGCGGCACGCAAGGCACAAGCCCAACAGGAAGCGGATGAAAAAGAAAACGCATTGGCTGCTAAAAAACGTGCACTTCAAGCGCGTGCTGAAAAAGCAGAGCGTGAAGCTGCTGCTGAACGCAATAAATTAGCACAATTGGAAAAAGCAGAGAAAGCCATTGCCGAGCGTAAATCTGCCAAAAACAGCAAAGACAGCGTAAAAGACAAGGCCGAACCTACTAAGAAAGCAGAAGCCAAAGTTGAAAAACCAAAAAATGAAAAAGCTAAACCAGAAACGGCCAAAGCAGAAAAAGCCGATAAGGTAAAAACTGCCGAGAAGCCGTCTGAAAAAGCCAAACCTAAAGCTGAAAAAGAAAAAGCAGAAGCTAAACCTGCTAAAAAGGCCGCTATTCAGGCTGGTTATGCTGAAAAAGAACGCGCACAAAGCCTGCAACGTAAAATGAAAGCCGCAGGTATCGATTCGACCATTACTGAAGTGATGACCGATAAAGGTAAGGTGTATCGCGTGAAATCAGCCAGTTATAAAAATGCACGCGATGCAGAGCGCGATTTGAACAAATTGCGTGTACATGGCATTGCCGGTCAGGTGACCAGTGAGTAA
- the purF gene encoding amidophosphoribosyltransferase, translating into MCGVLGLVSHEPVNQMLYDGLQMLQHRGQDAAGIVTAEGNIFHMHKGKGMVREVFRTRNMRDLVGNAGIAHVRYPTAGNAGSSAEAQPFYVSSPFGIVLAHNGNLTNTEELYENVCNKHLRHVNTSSDSEVLLNVFAHELRREVSKNTAPYQLTIDNIFNAVSEVHRLVRGAYGVVAMIAGYGMLAFRDPFGIRPLVLGSQTDESGKKSYAVASESVAFNALAYDLERDIQPGEAVFIGFDGTIISRQCSEKAKLSPCLFEYVYFARPDSVIDGVSVYQSRMDMGVSLAEKIKRELPVDDIDVVMPIPDTSRPSAMELAVHLEKPYREGLIKNRYIGRTFIMPGQATRKKSVRQKLSPMETEFNGKSVLLVDDSIVRGTTSREIVEMVRAAGARKVYIASAAPEVRYPNVYGIDMPTREELIANGRSAAEIATEIGADGIVFQNLEDLEAVVKALNSKIESFDSSCFNGVYQTGDIDEAYLNRLSTEKSGCGGLKVHPSKMEHSISISDSDDEE; encoded by the coding sequence ATGTGTGGTGTATTAGGTTTGGTTAGTCATGAGCCGGTCAATCAGATGTTGTATGATGGTTTGCAGATGTTGCAACACCGTGGTCAGGACGCAGCAGGTATTGTTACTGCCGAAGGCAATATATTTCATATGCACAAGGGCAAAGGCATGGTGCGCGAAGTGTTCCGTACCCGTAATATGCGCGACTTGGTCGGTAATGCAGGCATTGCACATGTCCGCTATCCGACTGCAGGCAATGCGGGCAGCAGTGCAGAAGCCCAGCCGTTTTATGTCAGCTCCCCATTCGGCATTGTTTTGGCACACAATGGTAATCTGACCAATACCGAAGAGCTCTATGAAAACGTATGCAACAAACACCTGCGCCACGTTAATACCAGCTCCGATTCTGAAGTCCTACTCAATGTATTCGCACACGAATTACGCCGCGAAGTCTCTAAAAATACAGCCCCTTATCAACTTACCATCGACAATATTTTCAACGCCGTTTCCGAAGTGCACCGTTTGGTGCGCGGCGCATACGGTGTTGTAGCCATGATTGCAGGATACGGCATGCTGGCTTTCCGAGATCCTTTCGGTATCCGTCCGTTGGTTTTGGGTTCGCAAACCGATGAATCCGGCAAAAAATCGTATGCTGTTGCCTCCGAATCCGTTGCCTTTAATGCACTTGCCTATGATTTGGAACGCGATATCCAGCCGGGCGAAGCCGTATTTATTGGTTTTGACGGCACGATTATTTCCCGTCAATGCAGCGAGAAAGCCAAATTAAGCCCTTGTCTTTTTGAATATGTTTATTTTGCCCGCCCAGACTCCGTCATCGATGGCGTTTCCGTTTATCAGTCCCGTATGGATATGGGCGTATCTTTGGCAGAAAAAATCAAACGCGAGCTGCCTGTCGATGATATCGATGTCGTGATGCCGATTCCCGATACCAGCCGACCCAGCGCGATGGAGCTTGCCGTTCATCTCGAAAAACCTTACCGCGAAGGTCTGATTAAAAACCGCTACATTGGCCGCACCTTTATTATGCCTGGCCAAGCAACACGCAAAAAATCAGTACGCCAAAAACTCAGCCCGATGGAAACCGAGTTTAACGGCAAAAGCGTTTTATTGGTGGATGATTCCATTGTACGCGGTACGACCAGCCGTGAAATCGTCGAAATGGTACGCGCGGCAGGTGCACGCAAAGTCTACATTGCTTCTGCCGCTCCTGAAGTACGCTATCCGAATGTGTACGGCATCGATATGCCGACCCGTGAAGAACTGATTGCAAACGGCCGCAGCGCAGCAGAAATAGCAACCGAAATTGGCGCGGATGGCATCGTCTTCCAAAACTTAGAAGACTTGGAAGCAGTAGTCAAAGCACTCAATTCAAAAATTGAATCCTTTGATTCTTCATGCTTTAACGGTGTTTATCAAACAGGCGATATCGATGAAGCATATCTGAACCGTCTCTCTACCGAAAAATCAGGTTGTGGCGGCTTGAAAGTACATCCAAGTAAAATGGAACACAGCATCAGTATCAGCGATAGCGATGATGAAGAATAA
- a CDS encoding SIMPL domain-containing protein (The SIMPL domain is named for its presence in mouse protein SIMPL (signalling molecule that associates with mouse pelle-like kinase). Bacterial member BP26, from Brucella, was shown to assemble into a channel-like structure, while YggE from E. coli has been associated with resistance to oxidative stress.), whose amino-acid sequence MLRPTLTALLLAASLPIAAESLNYNIVEFSESANMEVPRDTMTAHFSVNAEGKDRQAVNQAFMKKFNQFNKISQNSKFKAELMERNASPRYQYTNGKRTQTGWEEHAYFKVESKDFEALNRLIADSINIAVLESSSFSVSKEKREETVDQLSKAVILRFKDRAQNLAQTLGFSSYKIVKLNLGHIGNRQVGGNFAHAKMLRAIPAAEVAAGIEDGIPASPGSEEISLTVNGSVQM is encoded by the coding sequence ATGCTCCGCCCAACCCTTACCGCCCTACTCCTAGCCGCCTCCCTGCCCATTGCAGCAGAAAGCCTCAACTACAACATCGTTGAATTTTCCGAATCCGCGAATATGGAAGTGCCGCGGGACACCATGACCGCGCATTTCAGCGTCAACGCAGAAGGTAAAGACCGTCAAGCCGTCAACCAAGCCTTCATGAAGAAATTCAACCAGTTCAACAAAATCTCCCAAAACAGCAAATTTAAAGCCGAGCTGATGGAGCGCAACGCATCCCCGCGCTATCAATACACCAACGGCAAACGCACCCAAACCGGCTGGGAAGAACACGCCTACTTCAAAGTAGAAAGCAAAGACTTTGAAGCACTCAACCGCCTGATTGCCGACAGCATCAATATCGCCGTTTTGGAAAGCTCCTCATTTTCCGTATCCAAAGAAAAACGCGAAGAAACCGTCGACCAACTGAGCAAAGCCGTCATCCTGCGCTTCAAAGACCGCGCCCAAAATCTCGCCCAAACGCTCGGCTTCTCCAGCTACAAAATCGTTAAACTCAACTTAGGCCATATCGGCAACCGCCAAGTCGGCGGCAACTTTGCACACGCCAAAATGCTGCGTGCAATCCCTGCTGCAGAAGTGGCTGCAGGAATAGAAGATGGCATACCTGCTTCCCCCGGTTCGGAAGAGATCAGCCTGACCGTCAACGGCTCGGTGCAAATGTAG
- a CDS encoding protein YgfX — translation MRSFQTALKPSRSLKILIVFLHLSALALCLAEFYGWMMWLGLAALAGSFAYAWHSVNFHAQNSVRKIIIDRQYRATVYLNDEEEGRSAVLQDSSMLTVYALFLQWNVDGKMIKHCILPDMADRDAYRRLKVWARWCREKEDKAELAADMD, via the coding sequence GTGAGAAGTTTTCAGACGGCCTTAAAGCCCTCGCGTTCTTTGAAAATTCTGATTGTTTTCTTACACCTTTCGGCGTTGGCCTTATGCCTTGCCGAGTTTTACGGCTGGATGATGTGGTTGGGTTTGGCGGCATTGGCCGGCAGTTTTGCCTATGCATGGCACAGCGTTAATTTTCATGCTCAAAATTCGGTCAGAAAAATCATCATCGACCGCCAATACCGTGCGACGGTTTACTTGAATGACGAGGAAGAGGGAAGAAGCGCGGTTTTGCAAGACAGCAGTATGTTGACGGTTTATGCTTTGTTTTTGCAATGGAATGTTGACGGAAAAATGATCAAACACTGCATCTTGCCCGATATGGCCGACCGCGATGCCTACCGCCGTCTGAAAGTGTGGGCGCGCTGGTGCCGTGAAAAAGAAGACAAAGCAGAACTTGCAGCAGATATGGATTAA